One genomic window of Vibrio ziniensis includes the following:
- a CDS encoding glycine cleavage system protein R: MTQHLVITAVGTDRPGICNQVAKLVTQAGCNIVDSRIALFGKEFTLIMLLSGNANSITRVETTLPLLGQEQDLITMMKRTSPHDHQSNDYVVEVYVESDDRLGLTEQFTQFFADRNIGMASLSAQTISKDKLQRKKDQFHIAITAHVDSEYNLMQLQEEFDALCSELDVQGSLNFIKSSQ, from the coding sequence ATGACTCAACATCTTGTGATCACTGCAGTAGGAACTGACCGGCCGGGTATTTGTAACCAAGTCGCAAAATTAGTTACGCAAGCTGGCTGTAATATCGTCGACAGTCGCATAGCTCTATTTGGAAAGGAATTCACCTTGATCATGCTGTTATCAGGAAATGCCAACAGCATTACCCGAGTGGAAACAACGCTACCATTGCTCGGACAAGAACAAGATTTGATTACCATGATGAAAAGAACTTCTCCCCATGATCATCAATCGAATGACTATGTGGTTGAAGTTTATGTGGAATCTGATGACCGCCTTGGTTTAACAGAACAATTCACCCAATTTTTTGCTGACCGTAATATTGGTATGGCTTCACTGAGCGCTCAAACTATCAGCAAAGATAAGCTTCAACGCAAAAAAGATCAGTTCCATATCGCTATCACCGCTCATGTAGATTCAGAATACAACCTTATGCAGCTTCAAGAAGAATTTGATGCACTATGCTCAGAACTCGATGTACAAGGTTCTCTTAATTTTATAAAAAGCAGTCAATAA
- the bcp gene encoding thioredoxin-dependent thiol peroxidase has product MNTLKAGSPAPAFSLLDQDGNQVTLSDFAGKKVLFYFYPKAMTPGCTVQAQGMRDVKAELEALNVIVLGVSIDPVTRLGKFIARDNLNFSLLSDEDHQVAEQFGVWGTKKFMGKVYDGLHRISFLIDENGMIEHVFDKFKTKDHHEVVLNYLKDKQA; this is encoded by the coding sequence ATGAACACTTTAAAAGCGGGTTCTCCAGCTCCAGCGTTTTCACTTTTAGACCAAGATGGCAACCAAGTTACTCTATCTGATTTTGCTGGCAAAAAAGTCCTGTTTTATTTTTACCCAAAAGCAATGACACCTGGCTGTACTGTTCAGGCTCAAGGTATGCGCGATGTAAAAGCTGAACTTGAGGCACTGAATGTAATCGTACTCGGTGTCAGTATCGATCCTGTCACTCGTTTAGGTAAGTTCATCGCTCGTGATAACCTAAACTTCTCCTTACTTTCAGACGAAGATCACCAAGTAGCAGAACAATTTGGTGTTTGGGGAACCAAAAAATTCATGGGCAAAGTATATGATGGCTTGCACCGCATCAGCTTTCTGATTGATGAAAATGGCATGATTGAACACGTCTTTGATAAGTTTAAAACCAAAGATCACCACGAAGTAGTACTTAACTATTTAAAAGATAAACAGGCTTAA
- a CDS encoding methyl-accepting chemotaxis protein, translated as MRFSQKIVAASSVLLLVTASLLSIQQVSTVRKEVSNLIGGSLKGIAEGVADTVAAEMESKKALAQSTTDILQLDPENRDYVKNVLETQKLKSSFLAVGFGYDSDGKVVENDDGWEPDSSYDPRKRPWYVDAKRDGKLTVTEPYVDVSTKQTIISIATPVHNSGKFTGAMFYDMRLNKLADMVNKINLFNAGEMFIITSDGMTIAHPNAEHNGKNISTYLPKIEIKQGAQHVDIDGHDFLVGLTYMPTEHWYVGALIDTDKAFSSVAKLRNSAIIYTIVGVVLSIIILTILIKVLMRPLNTLNHAIKDVASGQGDLTKRLSTNTDKEFAELAADFNTFTETLQNQIKQSKAIGEEIKRGAEQTMSSVHSSSEAMRSQLQELEQLATAMNEMAATAMEVANNAQGAASAAKDADDATQEGSKVVGDTTSSIDMLSARIEQAVEEVQGLESATANIETILKVINDIADQTNLLALNAAIEAARAGDSGRGFAVVADEVRTLAQRTQQSTTEIRSMIEQLQAGANSVSVAMHESKATAIEAVSKAQLADAALQKIHGAIQHISDMNMQIASAAEEQSLVAEEINNNTVKIKDLSTQVSQSAEEANIAMQVQTENVREQDAILGKFIV; from the coding sequence ATGAGATTTAGTCAAAAGATCGTGGCTGCATCATCGGTATTGTTGCTGGTGACAGCATCTTTGCTATCTATTCAGCAAGTAAGCACTGTTCGAAAGGAAGTGTCGAATTTAATTGGTGGTAGTTTAAAGGGAATAGCCGAAGGGGTTGCAGATACTGTAGCCGCCGAGATGGAGAGTAAAAAAGCATTAGCTCAATCCACGACTGATATTCTTCAGTTAGATCCAGAAAATCGTGACTACGTGAAAAACGTTCTGGAAACCCAAAAACTCAAAAGCAGCTTTCTAGCTGTTGGCTTTGGCTATGACAGCGATGGTAAAGTCGTCGAGAATGATGATGGCTGGGAGCCGGATAGTAGTTATGATCCACGTAAACGTCCTTGGTATGTCGATGCCAAAAGAGATGGCAAGTTAACCGTTACTGAGCCATACGTAGATGTTTCTACTAAACAGACGATCATTTCTATTGCCACCCCTGTTCACAACAGCGGTAAGTTTACTGGTGCAATGTTCTATGACATGAGACTAAATAAACTCGCTGATATGGTAAATAAGATCAACCTATTTAATGCTGGTGAGATGTTCATTATTACCTCTGATGGTATGACTATTGCTCACCCTAACGCAGAACATAACGGCAAAAATATTTCCACTTATTTACCTAAGATAGAGATTAAGCAAGGCGCTCAACATGTTGATATTGATGGACATGATTTCTTAGTCGGATTGACTTATATGCCAACCGAGCATTGGTATGTTGGTGCTTTGATCGATACTGATAAAGCGTTTTCATCAGTAGCTAAATTAAGAAATAGTGCGATTATCTACACCATTGTTGGCGTGGTATTAAGTATCATTATTTTAACTATATTGATTAAAGTTTTGATGCGCCCATTGAACACTCTTAACCATGCCATCAAAGATGTGGCTTCTGGACAAGGGGATTTAACCAAGCGTCTGAGCACTAATACAGACAAAGAATTCGCTGAGTTAGCCGCAGATTTCAACACCTTCACCGAAACGCTACAAAACCAAATCAAGCAATCAAAAGCGATTGGTGAAGAAATCAAACGCGGTGCAGAACAGACCATGAGTAGTGTCCATTCATCGTCTGAAGCGATGCGTTCACAGCTTCAGGAGCTTGAACAACTAGCAACAGCGATGAACGAAATGGCAGCAACTGCGATGGAAGTTGCCAATAATGCTCAAGGTGCTGCTTCTGCTGCGAAAGATGCGGACGATGCTACTCAGGAAGGTTCCAAAGTTGTTGGAGATACAACTTCATCTATCGATATGCTTTCTGCACGAATCGAGCAGGCAGTAGAAGAAGTTCAGGGGCTAGAGTCTGCAACAGCAAACATTGAAACAATTCTTAAAGTTATTAATGACATTGCAGATCAAACGAACTTACTAGCATTAAACGCTGCGATTGAAGCCGCGCGCGCAGGTGATTCTGGTCGAGGCTTTGCTGTGGTAGCCGATGAGGTTCGCACGTTGGCGCAACGTACACAGCAATCAACCACTGAAATCCGTAGCATGATTGAGCAACTTCAAGCTGGGGCTAACTCTGTGTCTGTTGCCATGCATGAGAGCAAAGCAACGGCAATAGAAGCTGTCAGCAAAGCGCAATTAGCTGATGCTGCATTGCAGAAAATACATGGTGCGATTCAGCATATTAGTGATATGAACATGCAGATAGCTTCCGCAGCTGAAGAGCAAAGCCTTGTTGCTGAGGAAATTAATAACAACACCGTGAAGATTAAGGACTTGTCGACTCAAGTTTCTCAATCCGCTGAAGAGGCCAATATTGCAATGCAAGTTCAAACGGAGAACGTGCGTGAGCAGGATGCTATTCTTGGTAAGTTTATTGTTTAA
- a CDS encoding AI-2E family transporter has product MFEMVSRWYQRRFSDPHAVSLVAILFFGFIIIYFFGHLIAPLLVAIVLAYLLEWPVSQLCRWRVPRTLAVIFVILLFVGVMLLSVFGLVPTIWQQVANLVADIPKMYNGLQKLIATIPERFPELANLQIVESIMNNAKDKAIGMGESLVKGSLASLVSLATLGVYLILVPLLVFFLLKDKREMLKMASGIMPRNRNLANKVWVEMNQQISNYIRGKVLEIIIVGSVSYVTFAVLDLRYSVLLSVAVGFSVLIPYIGAAAVTVPVAIVGLFQWELTSQFYYLLIAYAIIQALDGNVLVPILFSEAVNLHPVAIIVAVLVFGGLWGFWGVFFAIPLATLVKAVWNALPSNEEHPPTQIE; this is encoded by the coding sequence ATGTTCGAAATGGTTAGTCGTTGGTATCAACGACGCTTCTCTGACCCGCATGCCGTAAGTTTGGTCGCCATTCTTTTCTTCGGTTTTATCATCATCTACTTTTTCGGACATCTCATTGCGCCTTTGTTGGTGGCTATTGTTTTAGCTTATCTGCTTGAGTGGCCTGTGTCGCAACTTTGTCGCTGGAGAGTGCCACGAACCTTAGCGGTTATTTTCGTTATTTTACTCTTCGTTGGCGTTATGTTGTTGTCAGTGTTTGGCTTGGTTCCGACTATCTGGCAACAGGTGGCTAACTTAGTGGCAGATATTCCTAAGATGTACAACGGATTACAGAAGCTCATTGCCACTATTCCCGAACGCTTTCCTGAACTAGCGAATTTGCAAATCGTTGAATCGATAATGAATAACGCTAAAGATAAAGCAATAGGAATGGGAGAATCTTTGGTGAAGGGTTCGCTAGCTTCTTTAGTGAGCTTAGCGACTTTAGGTGTTTACCTCATTCTGGTTCCTCTTTTGGTGTTTTTCTTACTCAAAGATAAGCGTGAAATGCTAAAGATGGCGAGTGGAATCATGCCACGTAACCGTAATCTGGCGAATAAAGTTTGGGTGGAAATGAATCAACAAATCTCAAATTACATTCGCGGTAAAGTATTAGAGATTATTATTGTTGGTAGCGTGAGTTATGTGACGTTTGCAGTGTTGGATTTACGTTACTCAGTACTGTTGTCTGTTGCTGTTGGTTTTTCTGTATTGATTCCATACATAGGTGCAGCAGCGGTTACCGTACCTGTAGCGATTGTGGGTTTATTCCAGTGGGAGCTAACTTCTCAGTTCTACTATCTACTTATCGCGTATGCCATTATTCAGGCGCTTGATGGTAATGTGTTAGTGCCTATTTTGTTTTCTGAGGCCGTGAATCTCCATCCGGTTGCCATCATAGTTGCCGTTCTTGTGTTTGGTGGTTTATGGGGATTTTGGGGAGTATTTTTTGCAATTCCTCTAGCGACGCTGGTAAAAGCTGTTTGGAACGCACTTCCTAGCAATGAAGAGCACCCCCCAACGCAAATAGAATAA
- a CDS encoding sulfurtransferase TusA family protein — protein MEPNILDLRQQRCPMALLLAKRHTAQLKVGDMVTILISDSSSFKDIESFLLKQDYLCQSVKCDGYNSLTVVKETSLHVRNG, from the coding sequence ATGGAACCGAATATTCTCGATTTACGTCAACAGCGATGTCCAATGGCATTATTACTGGCTAAACGTCACACAGCCCAGCTCAAAGTAGGTGATATGGTCACCATTCTGATAAGTGATTCAAGTTCATTCAAGGATATAGAAAGCTTTCTGCTGAAGCAGGATTATTTGTGCCAAAGCGTTAAATGTGATGGTTATAACTCACTCACAGTTGTAAAGGAGACATCGTTACATGTTCGAAATGGTTAG
- a CDS encoding M48 family metalloprotease has protein sequence MLKRTRSFVCLCISTALCAPSLSYANNIELPDIGTVAGSTLTIDQELIYGDAYMRMLRSSKPIVNDPVINEYIDTLGHKLVANADDVKTPFTFFMIRDRNINAFAFFGGYVALHSGLFLHAQSESELASVIAHEIAHVTQRHLARSMEDQARRTPATMAALAGSLLLAIAAPEAGIAAITATTAGSMQSQINYTRSNEKEADRFGISTLAKAGFDVRAMPRFFGRLADEYRYASTPPPMLLTHPLPEDRITDSRERAQSYPVVKVQPDLDYHLTRARIVARYADIDNEAALDWFTRAQQKNTIPTLDASFEYGKALVYLDSKQYDKSESLLSKLLKLDENNRFYLDAMVDLYLETKRADNAQTLLETALKQTPNNAVLTLNYANVLLKQQKFSESIRVLQRYTHDNPNDTNGWSLLSEANNRNGNQAEDLAAQAEVSALRANWNKAIQLYTQAGQLVKLGSLEQARYDARIDQLMIQRERFLSLQ, from the coding sequence ATGTTAAAACGTACTCGTTCATTCGTTTGTCTATGTATATCAACGGCCTTATGTGCGCCTTCGCTATCTTATGCCAATAATATAGAACTTCCGGACATCGGTACCGTTGCGGGTTCCACTCTGACCATAGACCAAGAATTGATCTACGGTGATGCTTATATGCGTATGCTGAGAAGCAGCAAACCGATCGTGAATGATCCCGTTATTAACGAATACATTGACACACTTGGTCACAAATTAGTTGCGAATGCGGACGACGTAAAAACACCATTTACTTTCTTTATGATCCGAGACCGCAATATCAACGCATTTGCATTTTTTGGTGGATATGTGGCTCTGCATTCTGGGTTGTTTCTTCACGCTCAATCAGAAAGCGAACTGGCTTCAGTTATTGCTCACGAAATTGCGCACGTAACCCAGCGCCACCTTGCGCGTAGTATGGAAGATCAAGCCCGACGTACTCCTGCGACGATGGCAGCATTAGCCGGTTCACTATTGCTCGCTATTGCCGCACCGGAAGCTGGTATTGCTGCCATTACGGCAACCACAGCTGGAAGTATGCAAAGCCAAATTAACTATACCCGCAGTAACGAAAAAGAAGCTGACCGTTTTGGTATTTCAACGCTGGCAAAAGCGGGGTTTGATGTAAGAGCAATGCCGAGATTCTTTGGTCGCTTAGCAGATGAATATCGCTACGCAAGCACACCTCCACCAATGCTGTTAACTCACCCATTACCAGAAGATCGCATCACTGACAGTCGTGAGCGTGCGCAAAGTTATCCTGTCGTAAAAGTTCAGCCGGATCTTGATTACCACCTAACACGTGCTCGCATAGTGGCACGCTATGCAGACATCGACAATGAAGCCGCTTTGGATTGGTTTACGAGAGCACAACAAAAGAACACTATACCAACGCTAGATGCCTCATTCGAATATGGTAAAGCATTGGTGTATCTTGACTCGAAACAGTACGACAAATCCGAGTCGTTACTGAGCAAACTATTAAAATTAGATGAAAACAATCGTTTCTACCTTGATGCGATGGTAGATCTCTACCTTGAAACGAAACGAGCTGATAATGCGCAAACCTTGCTAGAAACAGCGTTAAAACAAACTCCTAATAACGCGGTACTAACGTTAAATTACGCTAACGTATTGCTAAAACAGCAAAAATTTAGCGAATCGATTCGCGTACTTCAACGCTATACTCATGATAACCCAAACGATACTAACGGTTGGAGCCTGCTTTCCGAAGCCAACAATCGAAATGGTAATCAAGCTGAAGATTTAGCGGCTCAAGCTGAAGTCTCAGCTTTAAGAGCTAACTGGAACAAAGCAATTCAGCTTTATACTCAAGCAGGTCAGCTCGTCAAATTGGGCAGTTTAGAACAAGCGAGATATGACGCTCGTATCGACCAGTTAATGATCCAAAGAGAACGATTCTTATCGCTCCAATAA
- the arsC gene encoding arsenate reductase (glutaredoxin) (This arsenate reductase requires both glutathione and glutaredoxin to convert arsenate to arsenite, after which the efflux transporter formed by ArsA and ArsB can extrude the arsenite from the cell, providing resistance.) has translation MSVVIYHNPKCSKSRETLALLEENRVQPEVVKYLEAPLSIELLKTLYAQLDVASVRDMMRTKEDIYKELGLGDANVSEEDLFAAMVANPKLIERPIVVANGKARLGRPPEQVLEIL, from the coding sequence ATGTCTGTCGTGATTTATCACAACCCTAAATGCTCAAAAAGTCGCGAAACATTAGCTCTGCTGGAAGAGAATCGTGTCCAGCCAGAAGTAGTCAAATATCTTGAAGCACCATTAAGTATTGAGCTATTAAAAACACTGTACGCACAATTGGATGTAGCTAGCGTCCGTGACATGATGCGAACCAAAGAAGACATCTATAAAGAGCTTGGTTTAGGTGACGCAAATGTTTCTGAGGAGGATCTGTTTGCGGCGATGGTTGCCAATCCAAAATTGATTGAACGCCCAATCGTCGTTGCAAATGGTAAAGCACGCTTGGGACGTCCACCTGAACAAGTTTTAGAAATCCTATGA
- the wrbA gene encoding NAD(P)H:quinone oxidoreductase, producing the protein MTTVVVLYYSRHGSTLSLARQIARGVNSIPDCEAMLRTVPEINSSGNNADDPFITIDELKNCDGLALGSPAWFGNMAAPLKHFWDQTTPLWLNGDLIDKPACVFTSSSTLHGGQETTQQTMMLPLLHHGMVVMGIPYSEPKLHTSETGGTPYGASHVSQMNSKLSEDESELARQLGKRLAKMARQLKNVSN; encoded by the coding sequence ATGACAACAGTGGTTGTACTCTATTACAGCCGACACGGAAGTACTCTGTCATTAGCAAGGCAAATAGCAAGAGGGGTTAACAGTATCCCAGATTGTGAAGCGATGTTGAGAACAGTCCCAGAAATCAACAGCAGTGGTAACAATGCTGATGATCCATTCATCACTATTGATGAATTAAAGAACTGTGACGGCTTAGCTTTAGGTAGCCCTGCATGGTTTGGCAACATGGCGGCGCCTTTAAAACACTTTTGGGATCAAACAACCCCATTGTGGCTAAATGGCGATTTGATAGATAAACCCGCTTGTGTGTTTACGTCTTCGTCCACACTACATGGTGGACAAGAAACCACTCAACAAACCATGATGCTACCTCTGCTTCATCATGGAATGGTGGTTATGGGCATACCCTATTCTGAACCTAAACTGCATACGTCAGAAACTGGCGGTACTCCCTATGGTGCTAGCCATGTCTCGCAAATGAACAGCAAACTCTCTGAGGATGAAAGCGAACTTGCTCGTCAACTCGGCAAGCGTCTCGCAAAAATGGCGCGGCAGTTAAAAAACGTTTCAAATTAA
- a CDS encoding DUF2069 domain-containing protein — translation MSVEMTSKTKQFRRLALTSNLALIAWIALWQLDLSPHPHLNPLALTVAWLIPLLLPLPGILAGKPYTHAWANFILMLYFLHAFTILYVDDGERWLATVELLLTFSAFMGNIFYARHRGKELGLKLTKLSVVEKQEKQRFGQE, via the coding sequence ATGAGCGTTGAAATGACCTCAAAAACAAAACAATTTCGTAGGTTAGCACTGACGAGTAACCTAGCTTTGATTGCTTGGATTGCTTTATGGCAACTGGATTTATCACCACATCCACACCTTAACCCACTGGCGTTGACGGTCGCATGGCTGATTCCACTTTTGTTACCACTACCAGGAATATTGGCAGGTAAACCGTACACCCATGCTTGGGCAAACTTTATTCTAATGCTTTATTTTCTGCACGCTTTCACCATTTTGTATGTTGACGATGGAGAACGCTGGCTTGCAACAGTAGAACTGCTACTTACATTCTCGGCATTTATGGGTAACATTTTCTACGCAAGACATCGCGGAAAAGAGCTAGGTCTGAAATTGACTAAGCTATCAGTGGTTGAAAAACAAGAGAAACAAAGATTCGGCCAAGAATAA
- a CDS encoding DUF2066 domain-containing protein — MRYLAFLLMGLISIPASALTTVNLYKTEVVIDQTQVDADAKARALGMQNVIVRATGDKNAADNEVIQKALSKYNQYLNQFSYGQNNDVSTISMQFSAPQIRSLITQAQLPFWLENRANILVWLVEETAYERTISWEHSDSKVLHQLKAESLVRGLPITVPVGDFDDITGLEISDLWGGFIKPISLASSRYPTDAVLVVKAQGDDLRWTLYDQNAYNMLQSQKAPMTGSASGSAAATDMIDKISDYYANKNSVLVGSESSQTVLAAFESIKNANDFFSLEKRLKALSSVASLDIIKIQGQEVIFNVHLLATEEDFEQEVLRIAQVQKAKIQEVPQPTVQTPMLQASTVEQATSVSESQAPSVGTTEPAGVNSVVVSDLSQQGAVTEPVPVVKTLRFTWLD; from the coding sequence ATGCGCTATTTAGCTTTTTTGCTGATGGGATTAATATCAATCCCAGCTTCTGCACTCACCACTGTTAATTTGTACAAAACAGAAGTCGTTATTGATCAAACACAAGTTGATGCAGATGCCAAAGCTCGAGCACTAGGTATGCAAAATGTTATTGTTCGTGCTACGGGCGATAAAAACGCTGCAGATAACGAAGTCATTCAAAAAGCGCTGAGTAAATATAACCAATACCTGAATCAGTTTAGTTACGGTCAGAACAATGATGTTTCTACGATTTCAATGCAATTTAGTGCACCACAAATTCGTTCGTTGATTACTCAAGCTCAATTACCCTTCTGGCTAGAAAATCGCGCCAACATTCTCGTGTGGTTGGTTGAAGAGACTGCTTACGAACGAACAATTAGCTGGGAACATTCTGATTCAAAAGTCTTACATCAACTAAAAGCAGAGTCATTGGTGCGTGGCTTGCCTATTACCGTTCCTGTTGGTGACTTCGATGATATTACTGGGTTGGAAATCTCCGATCTTTGGGGTGGATTCATTAAACCGATTAGTTTAGCGAGTAGCCGTTATCCGACTGATGCCGTATTAGTGGTAAAAGCACAAGGTGATGACTTACGTTGGACTCTGTATGATCAAAATGCTTACAATATGCTTCAATCGCAGAAAGCTCCAATGACTGGCAGTGCATCTGGCAGTGCAGCCGCGACAGACATGATTGATAAAATTAGTGACTATTACGCGAACAAGAATTCGGTTTTGGTTGGTTCAGAATCTTCTCAAACTGTATTAGCAGCGTTTGAGTCAATTAAAAACGCTAATGATTTCTTCTCGTTAGAAAAACGGTTGAAAGCCTTAAGTTCAGTAGCTTCGCTCGACATCATAAAAATCCAAGGCCAAGAAGTGATTTTTAATGTTCATCTGTTAGCCACTGAAGAGGATTTTGAGCAAGAAGTGTTGCGAATTGCTCAGGTACAAAAAGCAAAAATTCAAGAAGTTCCACAGCCAACAGTTCAAACACCAATGCTTCAAGCATCGACAGTTGAACAAGCTACATCAGTGTCCGAATCTCAAGCCCCATCTGTGGGAACCACAGAACCTGCTGGCGTGAACTCGGTAGTGGTTAGTGACCTGTCTCAGCAAGGTGCAGTTACTGAGCCAGTACCTGTCGTGAAAACACTGCGTTTTACTTGGTTAGATTAA
- a CDS encoding uracil-xanthine permease family protein translates to MKNAILGTQMLFVAFGALVLVPLLTGLDPNVALFGAGAGTLLFQLITRRSVPIFLASSFAFIAPIMFGVQTWGVAATMGGLVAAGAVYIVLGGFIKIRGVEFIHKILPPVVVGPVIMVIGLGLAPAAVNMALGKSGDGAFQLVDGDASLWISCVSLLVTIVASVFAKGYFKLIPIVCGIIAGYALSLFFGVVDFTPVREASWLAMPNFTFPEFNINAILFMIPVAIAPAVEHVGDMLAISNVTGKDYIKKPGLHRTIAGDGAATMLAAFLGAPPNTTYSEVTGAVMLTKAFNPVIMTWAAITAIVLALVGKLGALLQTIPVPVMGGIMILLFGSIATVGLNTLIKNHVDLHKSRNLVIVAVTLVFGIGGMAFGVGDFSLQGVSLCGIVAILLNLLLPKDLGENHIVDNAQMEEEAQNS, encoded by the coding sequence ATGAAAAATGCCATTTTAGGCACTCAGATGCTCTTCGTTGCATTTGGGGCGTTAGTGCTAGTTCCTCTCCTGACAGGACTCGACCCTAACGTTGCTTTATTCGGTGCTGGTGCCGGCACATTACTCTTCCAACTTATTACCCGTCGTTCTGTTCCTATCTTCCTTGCTTCTTCTTTTGCCTTTATTGCTCCTATTATGTTTGGTGTTCAAACATGGGGTGTTGCTGCAACTATGGGTGGCTTAGTGGCAGCTGGTGCAGTTTATATTGTTCTTGGCGGCTTCATTAAGATTCGTGGTGTAGAGTTTATTCATAAAATTCTTCCACCAGTTGTCGTTGGTCCAGTAATCATGGTTATCGGCCTAGGTCTAGCGCCTGCTGCTGTGAATATGGCCTTAGGTAAAAGTGGCGATGGTGCTTTCCAATTAGTTGATGGCGACGCTTCACTTTGGATTTCTTGTGTATCACTACTTGTGACTATCGTTGCAAGCGTATTTGCAAAAGGCTACTTCAAGCTAATCCCTATCGTGTGCGGTATTATTGCGGGTTACGCTCTGTCTCTATTCTTTGGCGTTGTAGACTTCACTCCTGTACGTGAAGCGTCTTGGCTAGCGATGCCTAACTTCACTTTCCCAGAGTTCAACATCAACGCCATTCTGTTCATGATCCCTGTTGCGATTGCTCCTGCAGTTGAGCACGTGGGTGACATGTTGGCGATTTCTAACGTAACTGGCAAAGACTACATCAAGAAACCGGGTCTTCACCGCACTATCGCGGGTGACGGAGCGGCAACTATGCTTGCGGCTTTCCTGGGTGCGCCACCAAATACTACATACTCAGAAGTAACAGGTGCCGTAATGCTTACAAAAGCATTTAACCCAGTGATCATGACTTGGGCAGCGATTACAGCTATCGTTCTTGCTCTTGTTGGTAAGCTAGGTGCTCTGCTACAAACAATCCCTGTACCAGTAATGGGCGGCATCATGATTCTTCTGTTTGGTTCTATCGCTACCGTAGGTCTAAACACGTTAATCAAGAACCATGTTGATCTACACAAGTCACGTAACCTAGTGATTGTGGCAGTAACATTGGTATTTGGTATCGGCGGCATGGCTTTCGGCGTGGGCGATTTCAGCCTACAAGGAGTAAGCTTGTGTGGTATCGTTGCTATCCTATTGAACCTTCTGCTACCAAAAGATTTGGGTGAAAACCACATCGTGGACAACGCTCAAATGGAAGAAGAAGCGCAAAATTCTTAA
- the ybaK gene encoding Cys-tRNA(Pro) deacylase, translated as MTPAIQLAKKKKVVHIIHQYEHDPNNASYGLEAAEALGQDPKTVFKTLLFCLNGEEKNLAVAIIPVNQKLNLKMAAKAAKAKKADMANPDIAQKTTGYVVGGISPLGQKKALPTFIHNSATELPTMCVSAGKRGLEIELAPQDLATLTRAQFVDLCLEA; from the coding sequence ATGACTCCAGCGATTCAGTTAGCGAAGAAGAAGAAAGTAGTTCATATCATTCATCAATACGAACATGATCCGAACAATGCTAGCTATGGTTTAGAAGCGGCAGAAGCATTAGGTCAGGATCCGAAAACAGTTTTTAAAACACTACTATTTTGTTTGAACGGTGAAGAGAAGAATCTTGCTGTTGCTATTATCCCTGTAAATCAAAAATTGAATCTAAAAATGGCAGCGAAAGCGGCAAAGGCAAAAAAAGCTGATATGGCAAACCCTGATATTGCACAGAAGACAACTGGCTATGTGGTGGGTGGTATTAGCCCTTTAGGGCAAAAGAAAGCGCTGCCGACATTTATTCATAACAGTGCCACTGAGCTACCGACCATGTGCGTGAGTGCAGGTAAAAGAGGTCTAGAAATCGAACTCGCACCGCAAGACCTGGCGACACTGACTCGAGCTCAATTCGTCGATTTGTGCCTTGAAGCATAA